From a region of the Desulfofundulus luciae genome:
- a CDS encoding (Fe-S)-binding protein, producing MPLPIGDTVGILADNLRIRKSVLPVPDKSASAWARGLGLTRGGETILYTGRMYQLIPYIEALNKVQEKIEDSWIADFVKVGRVINRFINVAGLLAVPSRNMQESCGRILVNIARLLRRAGVEFGYLYEEDLYSGALVYDLGVDDVLEAHARRVMDVFKKYRVKKVITVDPHTTHMLRSVYPNLIKGYDLQVKSYLEVLVERDLKPRKELRLEAVVHDSCLYARQENVLQEQRTLLDKAGIDLREPVDSGKFTFCCGGPAESLFPRKAKENAKKRVDQIKKVSFRAVTMCPICLVNLQKAAGGEIQVEDISSYLVQAYCGG from the coding sequence ATGCCGTTACCGATTGGCGATACCGTGGGCATTCTGGCGGATAACCTGCGGATTAGAAAATCCGTGCTGCCCGTTCCGGATAAAAGTGCAAGCGCATGGGCCAGGGGTCTGGGGCTGACCAGGGGTGGGGAAACCATCCTTTATACCGGCAGGATGTATCAGCTCATTCCCTACATCGAGGCGTTGAATAAGGTCCAGGAAAAGATTGAGGATTCATGGATCGCTGACTTTGTAAAGGTAGGAAGGGTCATCAACAGGTTTATCAATGTAGCGGGTCTTCTGGCCGTACCGTCCAGAAACATGCAGGAGTCCTGCGGCAGAATACTGGTCAATATCGCACGGCTTTTAAGGCGGGCGGGAGTTGAGTTCGGTTATTTGTACGAAGAAGACCTGTACTCGGGGGCGCTTGTTTATGACCTGGGAGTGGACGATGTCCTGGAGGCCCACGCCCGTAGAGTAATGGATGTTTTTAAAAAATACCGGGTCAAAAAGGTCATCACCGTTGACCCCCACACCACCCATATGCTTCGTTCCGTGTACCCTAACCTGATCAAAGGATATGACCTGCAGGTAAAAAGCTACCTGGAAGTGCTGGTGGAGCGGGACCTGAAGCCCCGAAAGGAGCTCCGCCTGGAAGCGGTCGTCCACGACTCATGTTTATATGCCAGGCAGGAGAACGTGCTGCAGGAGCAGAGAACTTTGCTGGATAAAGCGGGCATTGACTTAAGGGAACCTGTGGATTCCGGAAAGTTCACCTTCTGCTGCGGCGGGCCTGCCGAATCTCTGTTCCCCAGGAAGGCAAAAGAAAATGCTAAAAAAAGGGTGGATCAAATCAAGAAGGTTTCTTTCAGGGCGGTGACCATGTGCCCGATCTGCCTGGTGAATTTGCAAAAAGCAGCCGGTGGAGAAATACAGGTGGAGGATATATCCAGCTACCTGGTACAGGCCTACTGCGGGGGATAG
- a CDS encoding energy-coupling factor ABC transporter substrate-binding protein has translation MRTGVKNLFLIFIVLVLAVFPLVVNKNAEFGGADGQAEKIIGELHPDYQPWFESVWEPPSGEIESLLFALQAALGAGFIGYFIGFYRGWRGNHVKQKQTGELLEERDTGV, from the coding sequence ATGAGAACTGGTGTGAAAAACCTGTTTTTGATTTTCATTGTCCTGGTGCTGGCTGTCTTTCCCCTGGTGGTGAATAAAAATGCTGAATTTGGGGGTGCCGATGGCCAGGCAGAGAAAATCATTGGAGAATTACACCCAGATTACCAGCCGTGGTTTGAATCCGTGTGGGAGCCACCCAGCGGAGAAATCGAAAGCTTGCTCTTTGCCCTGCAGGCAGCGCTGGGTGCCGGATTTATCGGCTATTTCATAGGATTCTACCGCGGATGGAGAGGGAACCACGTCAAGCAAAAGCAAACCGGGGAGTTGTTAGAGGAGAGAGATACTGGTGTTTAA
- a CDS encoding L-lactate dehydrogenase gives MPVNDKRKIAVVGVGAVGSATAYAVMMSGLVSELVLVDSNRERAEGEAMDLAHGASFIKPIRIYAGEYEDCRDADIIIFCAGVNQKPGETRLDLVQRNFAILKDTLPRLMPMEGDGVLLMVTNPVDILTYAALRLTNLPPNRVIGSGTVLDSSRFRYLLSQFCQVEPRNIHAYVVGEHGDTEVPLWSLANIAGIPVQEFCCWRGVPCLNPDEITRRVRDAAYEVIARKGATCYAIGLAVKRICESILRDENSILTVSGLVDGEYGITGVCLSLPSIVNRTGRVRVLAVPLAPQEEEALHHSARTLKSIIARLDLP, from the coding sequence ATGCCTGTAAATGATAAGCGCAAAATAGCAGTGGTGGGAGTTGGTGCGGTCGGGTCCGCCACCGCCTACGCGGTGATGATGAGCGGCCTGGTCAGCGAACTGGTGCTGGTGGATAGCAACCGGGAGCGGGCCGAGGGGGAGGCCATGGACCTGGCCCACGGTGCTTCGTTCATCAAACCCATTCGCATTTACGCCGGCGAATATGAGGACTGCCGCGATGCCGATATCATCATCTTTTGCGCCGGGGTCAACCAGAAGCCCGGCGAAACGCGCCTGGACCTGGTACAGCGTAATTTTGCCATCCTGAAGGATACTCTACCCCGCCTCATGCCTATGGAGGGGGACGGTGTACTCCTGATGGTGACCAATCCGGTGGATATCCTTACCTACGCGGCGTTGCGTTTGACCAACCTGCCTCCCAACCGGGTAATCGGTTCCGGCACGGTCCTGGACAGCTCCCGTTTCCGCTATCTGCTCAGTCAATTCTGCCAGGTGGAACCCCGGAACATTCATGCCTATGTGGTCGGGGAACACGGAGATACGGAAGTACCCCTGTGGAGCCTGGCCAACATTGCCGGCATTCCGGTGCAGGAGTTCTGCTGCTGGCGCGGTGTTCCCTGCCTCAATCCCGATGAAATCACCCGCCGGGTGAGGGATGCGGCCTATGAGGTTATCGCCCGGAAGGGGGCCACTTGTTATGCCATTGGCCTGGCGGTGAAACGAATTTGCGAAAGCATCTTAAGGGATGAAAACTCCATCCTCACAGTATCCGGCCTGGTGGATGGCGAATACGGGATCACTGGCGTTTGTCTCAGCCTCCCTTCCATTGTAAACCGGACGGGCCGGGTGCGGGTGCTGGCCGTGCCCCTGGCTCCCCAGGAGGAAGAAGCTTTACATCATTCCGCCCGGACGCTGAAATCAATTATAGCCCGGTTGGATTTGCCGTAA
- a CDS encoding energy-coupling factor ABC transporter permease has product MRKNTWVLLSILFLLFLFFPQQNAWAMHIMEGFLPLKWCLFWYVLTLPFLVAGILSIQKAVKVDPGVKMLLGLAGAFAFVLSALKLPSVTGSCSHPTGVGLGAILFGPWAMSVLGCIVLLFQAVLLAHGGLTTLGANTFSMAVVGPLAAYVLFRLGQRLAMPRWLSVFVAAFLGDLLTYVTTSIQLALAFPASHGGVVAAMVKFMGIFAITQVPLAISEGILTIIVFNFLVAHNRRELEQLRVLSREV; this is encoded by the coding sequence ATGAGGAAGAATACGTGGGTCCTTTTATCCATTCTCTTTCTTCTTTTCCTGTTCTTTCCCCAGCAAAATGCCTGGGCCATGCACATAATGGAGGGGTTTCTTCCCTTAAAGTGGTGCCTTTTCTGGTATGTTTTGACCTTACCCTTTCTTGTTGCAGGTATCCTGTCCATTCAAAAAGCCGTAAAGGTTGACCCAGGTGTGAAAATGCTCCTGGGGCTGGCTGGTGCCTTTGCCTTTGTCCTTTCGGCTTTGAAACTTCCTTCTGTTACCGGCAGTTGTTCTCATCCCACCGGCGTCGGGCTGGGGGCCATACTTTTCGGACCATGGGCTATGAGCGTATTGGGCTGCATCGTATTGCTCTTTCAGGCAGTCCTGCTGGCTCACGGTGGTTTAACCACGCTGGGGGCCAACACCTTTTCCATGGCGGTGGTGGGCCCCCTGGCGGCCTATGTTCTTTTCCGGTTGGGCCAGAGGCTGGCCATGCCCCGGTGGCTTTCGGTATTTGTGGCTGCCTTTTTAGGAGATCTGTTAACCTATGTTACCACATCCATACAATTGGCTCTGGCCTTTCCCGCTTCCCATGGCGGGGTGGTAGCAGCCATGGTTAAGTTCATGGGTATCTTTGCGATAACCCAGGTGCCGCTGGCCATCAGCGAGGGGATTCTCACCATCATTGTTTTTAACTTCCTGGTTGCTCACAACCGCCGTGAACTGGAACAATTACGAGTATTATCCCGGGAGGTATAA
- a CDS encoding DsrE/DsrF/DrsH-like family protein, whose protein sequence is MKKTIIVFSGDLDRVMAAFIIANGAAAMGDEVTMFFTFWGLNVLRRPEKVKVKKSFLQALFGWMMPRGAGKLGISKMNFGGLGAKMMKIVMKQQNVTPLPELIRLAREQGIRMIACTMSMDVMGIRKEELIDGLEFAGVATYLAEADEANVNLFI, encoded by the coding sequence ATGAAAAAGACCATCATCGTCTTCAGCGGTGATCTTGACCGGGTTATGGCCGCCTTTATCATTGCCAATGGAGCTGCTGCCATGGGTGACGAGGTGACCATGTTTTTCACCTTCTGGGGATTAAACGTCCTGAGAAGGCCGGAGAAGGTTAAGGTAAAGAAGAGTTTTTTGCAGGCGCTGTTCGGCTGGATGATGCCCAGGGGTGCCGGCAAGCTGGGGATATCGAAGATGAATTTCGGCGGCCTGGGTGCAAAAATGATGAAGATCGTAATGAAGCAGCAAAATGTTACCCCCCTTCCGGAACTTATCCGGTTAGCCAGGGAGCAGGGTATAAGAATGATTGCCTGTACCATGTCCATGGACGTGATGGGCATAAGGAAAGAAGAACTCATCGACGGCCTGGAGTTTGCCGGGGTGGCCACCTACCTGGCCGAAGCCGACGAGGCCAATGTAAACCTCTTTATTTAG
- the cbiQ gene encoding cobalt ECF transporter T component CbiQ, giving the protein MFKIDQYAYTSSLRHVHPGEKFAFAMLTMGICLAASSILVPALITGLTAAAIILGARIPARFYFKLLLLPLGFLVAGLLAITLTISREPDPAVYGLVIWGITLGVTIPGLYHAGLLFTKSLGAVSCLYFLSLTTPMVEIISVLRRLKVPALLIELMGLVYRFIFVIMETAGRMYISQTSRCGYASLEASYRSLAQLVSNLFVKSCYRSQALFTALLARGYTGEIRMWEDPRPVSRKNLALIALVDFILLVLVLVSWRWPV; this is encoded by the coding sequence GTGTTTAAAATTGACCAGTATGCATATACCAGCAGCCTGCGCCATGTTCATCCCGGAGAAAAATTTGCCTTTGCCATGCTTACCATGGGCATCTGCCTGGCGGCTTCAAGCATACTGGTACCTGCCCTGATCACCGGTCTGACGGCGGCGGCCATAATCCTGGGTGCCCGCATACCGGCCCGCTTTTACTTCAAACTTTTGCTGCTGCCCCTGGGTTTTCTGGTGGCCGGGTTGCTGGCCATCACCCTGACCATCTCCCGGGAACCCGACCCGGCTGTGTACGGGCTCGTTATCTGGGGGATCACCCTGGGTGTAACCATACCGGGCCTTTATCATGCCGGCCTGCTCTTTACCAAATCTCTGGGGGCCGTATCCTGCCTTTACTTTTTATCTCTAACCACCCCCATGGTGGAGATCATTTCTGTCCTGCGCCGGTTAAAGGTGCCTGCCTTATTAATTGAATTGATGGGCCTGGTCTACCGTTTTATCTTCGTAATCATGGAAACAGCCGGTAGAATGTACATTTCCCAGACCTCACGCTGTGGCTATGCCAGTCTGGAGGCGTCCTATCGTTCCCTGGCTCAACTGGTATCCAACCTTTTTGTCAAGTCATGTTACCGCTCCCAGGCCCTTTTCACCGCCCTTTTGGCCAGGGGTTATACGGGAGAGATAAGGATGTGGGAAGACCCCCGCCCGGTATCCAGGAAAAATCTGGCCCTTATTGCCCTTGTAGATTTTATCCTGCTGGTTCTGGTTCTGGTGAGCTGGAGGTGGCCTGTTTGA
- a CDS encoding energy-coupling factor ABC transporter ATP-binding protein, translated as MKEFILEARDIHFVYSDGTTALRGATMAIEKGRKVAVLGSNGAGKTTIFLHFNGILRPGRGRVLFAGREVRYDHRSLMQLRKNVGIVFQDPDTQLFSASVVQEISFGPLNLGLPEEEVARRVENAMAATEIADLRDRPTHLLSYGQKKRVCLAGVLAMEPSVLICDEPTAGLDPVHTAQVMELFDRINQQGTTVILATHDVDLAYSWADYVFVMSRGTVVGEGLPEEVFRDERLLKQSDLTRPWLVEIHEQLSRRGWLPEGLPLPRTKEQLFDCIQRASGSGRPALVHVFPREKMRPECASCSVGRK; from the coding sequence TTGAAGGAATTTATTCTGGAAGCCCGTGATATTCATTTTGTCTATTCCGATGGTACGACCGCCCTGCGGGGAGCCACTATGGCCATTGAAAAAGGAAGGAAGGTGGCGGTGCTGGGTTCCAATGGGGCCGGGAAGACCACCATTTTCCTTCACTTTAACGGCATCCTGCGCCCGGGGCGGGGCCGGGTGTTGTTTGCTGGCCGGGAAGTGCGGTACGATCACCGTTCGCTGATGCAGTTGCGTAAAAATGTGGGCATTGTTTTTCAGGACCCAGATACCCAGCTTTTCTCGGCCAGCGTGGTCCAGGAAATTTCTTTTGGCCCTTTAAATTTGGGGCTGCCCGAGGAGGAGGTGGCCCGCCGCGTGGAAAACGCCATGGCGGCCACGGAAATTGCCGACCTCAGGGACAGGCCCACCCACCTTTTAAGCTACGGCCAGAAAAAAAGGGTCTGCCTGGCCGGTGTTCTGGCCATGGAGCCCAGTGTGCTGATCTGCGATGAACCTACCGCCGGGCTGGACCCCGTACATACTGCCCAGGTAATGGAACTATTTGACCGCATCAACCAGCAGGGTACTACCGTTATCCTGGCCACCCACGATGTGGACCTGGCCTATTCCTGGGCCGATTATGTGTTTGTGATGAGCCGCGGCACCGTGGTGGGGGAAGGTTTGCCCGAAGAGGTTTTTCGCGATGAGCGGCTTTTGAAACAGAGTGATTTAACCCGTCCCTGGCTGGTGGAGATCCATGAGCAACTGAGCCGCAGGGGATGGCTTCCTGAGGGTTTACCCTTGCCCCGCACGAAAGAACAGCTTTTTGACTGTATTCAAAGGGCTTCCGGTTCAGGAAGACCGGCTTTAGTACATGTTTTTCCCCGGGAAAAAATGCGCCCGGAATGTGCATCATGCAGTGTGGGGAGAAAATAA